Proteins co-encoded in one Cupriavidus nantongensis genomic window:
- a CDS encoding HlyC/CorC family transporter codes for MNDPYPSSKPAYLKQADRPRSLLERLSDLISPEPDTRAELLEVLQEAHERSLIDADSLSMIEGVFQVSELTAADIMVPRAQMDMVNIADAPETFIPFMQQTAHSRFPVYEGSRDNIIGILLAKDLLRYYTDPAFDLRETLRPAVFIPESKRLNILLREFRINRNHIAMVVDEYGGVAGLVTIEDVLEQIVGDIEDEFDLDEDQDNILPMPDGSWRVHGLTEIAQFNEAFGTGFSDHDVDTVGGLLSNHVGHVPHRGEVITLPPIRFEVLRADARQVHLLQVHREANADSASAASA; via the coding sequence ATGAACGACCCCTATCCCAGTTCGAAGCCCGCTTACCTGAAGCAGGCCGATCGGCCCAGATCGCTGCTCGAACGCCTGTCAGACCTGATCTCCCCCGAGCCGGACACCCGCGCGGAATTGCTTGAAGTGCTCCAGGAAGCGCACGAGCGCAGCCTGATCGATGCCGATTCCCTGTCGATGATCGAGGGCGTGTTCCAGGTTTCCGAACTGACCGCCGCCGACATCATGGTGCCGCGCGCGCAGATGGATATGGTCAATATCGCCGACGCGCCCGAGACCTTCATCCCCTTCATGCAGCAGACCGCGCACTCGCGCTTCCCGGTCTATGAAGGCAGCCGCGACAACATCATCGGCATCCTGCTGGCCAAGGACCTGCTGCGCTACTACACCGACCCCGCCTTCGACCTGCGCGAGACCCTGCGCCCGGCGGTGTTCATCCCCGAATCCAAGCGCCTGAACATCCTGCTGCGCGAGTTCCGCATCAACCGCAACCACATTGCCATGGTCGTCGACGAATACGGCGGCGTGGCCGGGCTGGTGACGATCGAGGACGTGCTGGAACAGATCGTCGGCGATATCGAGGACGAGTTCGACCTCGACGAGGACCAGGACAATATCCTGCCGATGCCCGACGGCAGCTGGCGCGTGCACGGCCTGACCGAGATCGCGCAGTTCAACGAGGCCTTCGGCACGGGCTTCTCCGACCACGATGTCGACACGGTCGGCGGGCTGCTGTCGAACCACGTGGGCCACGTGCCCCATCGCGGCGAGGTCATCACGCTGCCGCCGATCCGCTTCGAAGTGCTGCGCGCCGACGCGCGTCAGGTGCACCTGCTGCAGGTGCATCGCGAAGCCAACGCCGACAGCGCCAGCGCGGCCAGCGCATGA
- a CDS encoding universal stress protein: MTNIVLATDGSAFSDAAARFIAQGKLLQDGFTVHVVHVAPEVSGQVRAFVSKETIDDWHKEASDKAMAGVCDILAAANVPFERHPLHGFAPERIVAYANSVDAAAIVMGTHGRGSFFDAVIGSVAGRVLAQADCPVVLVKAPEKKG; encoded by the coding sequence ATGACCAATATCGTCCTCGCCACCGACGGCTCGGCCTTCAGCGACGCCGCGGCGCGCTTTATCGCGCAAGGCAAGCTGCTGCAGGACGGCTTCACCGTGCATGTCGTGCATGTCGCGCCCGAAGTCAGCGGCCAGGTACGCGCTTTCGTCAGCAAGGAAACCATCGACGACTGGCACAAGGAAGCCAGCGACAAGGCCATGGCGGGGGTCTGCGATATCCTCGCCGCGGCCAATGTGCCGTTCGAGCGGCACCCGCTGCACGGCTTCGCGCCCGAGCGCATCGTCGCCTACGCGAACTCGGTCGACGCCGCGGCCATCGTGATGGGCACGCATGGGCGCGGGTCGTTCTTCGATGCCGTAATTGGTTCGGTGGCGGGCCGGGTGCTGGCCCAGGCGGACTGTCCGGTGGTGCTGGTCAAGGCCCCGGAAAAGAAGGGTTAA
- the miaB gene encoding tRNA (N6-isopentenyl adenosine(37)-C2)-methylthiotransferase MiaB, with amino-acid sequence MKKVFVKTYGCQMNEYDSDKMVDVLNASQGLEPTDNVEDADVILFNTCSVREKAQEKVFSELGRMKALKAAKPDLVIGVGGCVASQEGASIVSRAPYVDVVFGPQTLHRLPELIARRQRTGQSQVDISFPEIEKFDHLPPARVEGPSAFVSIMEGCSKYCSYCVVPYTRGEEVSRPFEDVLAEVAGLADQGVREVTLLGQNVNAYRGKMGDTSEIADFALLIEYVAEIPGIERIRYTTSHPKEFTSRLVELYGRCDKLVNHLHLPVQHASDRILMAMKRGYSVLEYKSIIRRLRALRPDMSMSSDFIVGFPGETDADFDKLMAMIEEIGYDTSFSFIFSPRPGTPAANLHDDTPREVKLQRLQRLQATIEENVQRISRNMVGTVQRILVEGPARKDPTELHGRTENNRVVNFALPGVPQAGRDRLVGQLVDVSITQAFPHSLRGEIVVRQ; translated from the coding sequence ATGAAGAAAGTTTTCGTCAAGACGTACGGCTGCCAGATGAACGAGTACGACTCGGACAAGATGGTCGACGTCCTCAACGCCAGCCAGGGGCTGGAGCCCACCGACAACGTCGAAGACGCCGACGTGATCCTGTTCAACACCTGCTCGGTGCGCGAGAAGGCGCAGGAGAAGGTGTTCTCCGAGCTGGGCCGGATGAAGGCGCTCAAGGCCGCCAAGCCCGACCTCGTGATCGGCGTGGGCGGCTGCGTCGCCAGCCAGGAAGGCGCCAGCATCGTCTCGCGCGCGCCCTATGTCGACGTGGTGTTCGGCCCGCAGACGCTGCACCGCCTGCCTGAGCTGATCGCGCGCCGCCAGCGCACCGGCCAGTCGCAGGTCGACATCTCCTTCCCCGAGATCGAGAAGTTCGACCATCTGCCGCCCGCGCGTGTCGAGGGCCCGAGCGCGTTCGTGTCGATCATGGAAGGCTGCTCCAAGTACTGCAGCTACTGCGTGGTGCCGTACACGCGCGGCGAGGAAGTGTCGCGCCCGTTCGAGGACGTGCTGGCCGAGGTCGCCGGCCTGGCCGACCAGGGCGTGCGCGAAGTCACGCTGCTGGGGCAGAACGTCAATGCCTACCGCGGCAAGATGGGCGACACCAGCGAGATCGCCGACTTCGCGCTGCTGATCGAGTACGTGGCCGAGATCCCCGGCATCGAGCGCATCCGCTACACCACCAGCCATCCCAAGGAATTCACCTCGCGCCTGGTCGAGCTGTACGGCCGCTGCGACAAACTGGTCAACCACCTGCACCTGCCGGTGCAGCATGCGTCCGACCGCATCCTGATGGCGATGAAGCGCGGCTACAGCGTGCTGGAATACAAGAGCATCATCCGCCGGCTGCGCGCGCTGCGCCCGGACATGTCGATGTCGTCGGACTTTATCGTCGGCTTCCCCGGCGAGACCGATGCCGACTTCGACAAGCTGATGGCGATGATCGAGGAGATCGGCTACGACACCTCGTTCTCGTTCATCTTCAGCCCGCGCCCGGGCACGCCCGCGGCCAACCTGCACGACGACACCCCGCGCGAGGTCAAGCTTCAGCGCCTGCAGCGGCTGCAGGCCACGATCGAGGAAAACGTGCAGCGCATCAGCCGGAACATGGTCGGCACGGTGCAGCGCATCCTGGTCGAGGGCCCGGCGCGCAAAGACCCGACCGAGCTGCATGGCCGCACCGAGAACAACCGCGTGGTCAACTTCGCGCTGCCCGGGGTGCCGCAGGCCGGCCGCGACCGGCTGGTCGGCCAGCTGGTCGATGTCAGCATCACGCAGGCGTTTCCGCACTCGCTGCGCGGCGAGATCGTGGTGCGCCAGTAA
- a CDS encoding serine/threonine protein kinase, protein MHASDAPADSGVPSGVPYAGLTPELMLDALEGAGLRPDGRLLALNSYENRVWQVGIEDAAPVIAKFYRPGRWTDAAILEEHAFVQQLADAEIPAVPAMALAPGEAGTLRHHAGFRFAVFPRCGGREPALDRADTLTWLGRFIGRIHALGAAQPYQARPALDLDTFGIAPRDWLLASGCIPADLLPAWQSVAQLALDGVQRCYERAGDVRLLRVHGDCHRGNVLWIDEDDARGGVHGEPGPHFVDFDDSRMAPAIQDIWMLLEGDRAAMQGQLADIVAGYEDFAEFHTRELWLVEALRTLRLLHYSAWLASRWADPAFPAAFPWFGTARYWQDRILELREQVALMDEAPLWGA, encoded by the coding sequence ATGCACGCGTCCGACGCCCCCGCCGACTCTGGTGTTCCCTCCGGTGTCCCATATGCCGGCTTGACGCCGGAGTTGATGCTGGACGCGCTCGAGGGCGCCGGCCTGCGCCCCGACGGGCGCCTGCTGGCGCTCAACAGCTACGAGAACCGGGTCTGGCAGGTGGGCATCGAGGACGCCGCGCCGGTCATCGCCAAGTTCTACCGCCCGGGCCGCTGGACCGATGCGGCCATCCTGGAAGAGCACGCGTTCGTGCAGCAGCTGGCCGATGCCGAGATTCCCGCCGTGCCGGCCATGGCGCTGGCACCGGGCGAGGCCGGCACGCTGCGGCATCACGCGGGCTTCCGCTTTGCGGTCTTCCCCCGCTGCGGCGGGCGCGAGCCGGCGCTGGACCGCGCCGATACGCTGACCTGGCTGGGCCGCTTCATCGGCCGCATCCATGCGCTGGGCGCGGCCCAGCCCTACCAGGCGCGCCCGGCGCTGGATCTCGACACCTTCGGCATTGCCCCGCGCGACTGGCTGCTCGCCAGCGGCTGCATTCCGGCCGACCTGCTGCCGGCCTGGCAGTCGGTGGCGCAGCTGGCGCTGGACGGCGTGCAGCGCTGCTATGAGCGCGCCGGCGACGTGCGGCTGCTGCGCGTCCATGGCGACTGCCATCGCGGCAATGTGCTGTGGATCGACGAGGACGACGCCCGCGGCGGCGTCCATGGCGAGCCGGGCCCGCATTTTGTCGACTTCGACGACAGCCGCATGGCCCCGGCGATCCAGGACATCTGGATGCTGCTCGAGGGCGACCGCGCGGCGATGCAAGGCCAGCTTGCCGATATCGTTGCGGGCTACGAGGATTTCGCGGAGTTCCACACGCGCGAGCTGTGGCTGGTGGAAGCGCTGCGCACGCTGCGGCTGCTGCACTACAGCGCGTGGCTCGCCAGCCGCTGGGCCGACCCGGCGTTTCCGGCCGCCTTCCCGTGGTTCGGCACCGCGCGCTACTGGCAGGACCGGATCCTGGAATTGCGCGAACAGGTCGCGCTGATGGACGAAGCGCCCCTGTGGGGCGCCTGA
- a CDS encoding CaiB/BaiF CoA transferase family protein, with translation MSERGNLQPLRGIKVVEFEGIGPGPLCGAMLAGLGAEVTLVTRPVAPDARRILRGQPVPAEMELEHGKRVVQLNLKAPADVAAALGLVACADALIEGLRPGAMERLGLGPKACHARNPRLVYGRMTGWGQTGPLSQSAGHDLNYIALTGLLSMAAREGSLPMVPPTVMGDATGALGLAFGITSAILSARASGEGCVVDAAITDIVAMLGSLVQVSRAAGTLGGPQPSPFHDSPFYDVFPCADGRAITLGALEPQFYRELLERLELTDIDPAAQYDRAQWPAVKARIAAAIAARPSTHWESVLGGTDVCFARVLTLDEAARHPHNQARGTYRLYQQGEREVPRSAPAPRFLPAGTE, from the coding sequence ATGAGTGAGCGCGGCAACCTGCAGCCCCTGCGCGGTATCAAGGTCGTGGAATTCGAAGGCATCGGCCCCGGCCCGTTGTGCGGCGCCATGCTGGCCGGCCTCGGCGCCGAGGTCACGCTGGTGACGCGCCCGGTGGCGCCCGACGCGCGCCGCATCCTGCGCGGCCAGCCGGTGCCGGCCGAGATGGAGCTGGAACACGGCAAGCGCGTGGTGCAGCTGAACCTGAAGGCGCCCGCGGACGTGGCCGCCGCGCTCGGCCTGGTCGCCTGCGCCGACGCGCTGATCGAGGGCCTGCGTCCCGGCGCGATGGAGCGCCTGGGGCTGGGCCCCAAGGCCTGCCATGCGCGCAATCCGCGCCTGGTCTACGGCCGCATGACCGGCTGGGGCCAGACCGGCCCGCTGTCGCAGAGCGCCGGACATGACCTCAACTACATCGCGCTGACCGGCCTGCTGTCGATGGCCGCGCGCGAAGGCAGCCTGCCGATGGTGCCGCCGACCGTGATGGGCGACGCCACCGGCGCGCTCGGGCTGGCGTTCGGCATCACCAGCGCCATCCTCAGCGCGCGCGCCAGCGGCGAGGGCTGCGTGGTCGATGCCGCCATCACCGACATCGTCGCCATGCTCGGCTCGCTGGTGCAGGTGTCGCGCGCGGCCGGCACGCTGGGCGGCCCGCAACCGAGCCCGTTCCATGACTCGCCGTTCTATGACGTGTTCCCGTGCGCGGACGGGCGCGCTATCACGCTCGGTGCGCTCGAACCGCAGTTCTACCGCGAACTGCTCGAGCGCCTGGAACTGACCGATATCGACCCGGCCGCGCAGTACGACCGCGCCCAGTGGCCGGCGGTCAAGGCCCGCATCGCCGCGGCGATTGCCGCCAGGCCGAGCACGCATTGGGAGTCCGTGCTGGGCGGCACCGACGTATGCTTCGCGCGCGTGCTGACGCTGGACGAGGCCGCGCGCCATCCGCACAACCAGGCGCGCGGCACGTACCGGCTGTATCAGCAGGGCGAGCGCGAGGTGCCGCGCTCCGCGCCCGCGCCGCGCTTCCTGCCGGCCGGGACCGAATGA
- a CDS encoding response regulator transcription factor produces MPPTLIVDEPSRFRTLLCAELAAEFDTDEVLETDGVREGYRLAREHRPGLVLVDVERFGNPGIDFVRRVVATLPGVPLLVLSGNDTAQAPVRALRAGAHGFVVKQRGVEEVMQAVRGVLSGYLVFPLQTLETVRQLGEQQQAGLPRLSNREITILQYLARGHSNKSIAAQLLISSKTVSTHKANIMAKLHVGSLVEMVDYARRHQLVW; encoded by the coding sequence TTGCCCCCAACGCTGATCGTCGACGAACCCTCGAGGTTCCGCACCTTGTTATGCGCCGAACTCGCCGCCGAGTTTGACACCGACGAGGTCCTGGAAACGGATGGAGTCCGCGAGGGCTACCGCCTTGCCCGCGAGCACCGGCCCGGCCTGGTGCTGGTCGACGTCGAACGCTTCGGCAATCCCGGCATCGACTTTGTCCGCAGGGTGGTGGCCACGCTGCCCGGCGTGCCGCTGCTGGTGCTGTCCGGCAACGACACCGCCCAGGCGCCGGTACGGGCCCTGCGCGCCGGCGCGCACGGCTTCGTGGTCAAGCAGCGCGGTGTCGAGGAAGTGATGCAGGCCGTGCGCGGCGTGCTGAGCGGCTATCTGGTGTTTCCGCTGCAGACGCTTGAGACCGTGCGCCAGCTCGGCGAGCAGCAACAGGCGGGCCTGCCGCGGCTGAGCAACCGCGAGATCACCATCCTGCAATACCTGGCGCGCGGGCATTCCAACAAGTCGATCGCGGCGCAGCTGCTGATCAGCAGCAAGACCGTCAGCACGCACAAGGCCAATATCATGGCCAAGCTGCACGTGGGTTCGCTGGTCGAGATGGTGGACTACGCGCGCCGGCACCAGCTGGTGTGGTGA
- a CDS encoding DEAD/DEAH box helicase produces the protein MSFSELGLSEKIVRAVAEQGYTTPTPIQAQAIPAILKGGDLLAGAQTGTGKTAGFTLPMLQLLSETAARQAGGAPRGGRVAVRALVLTPTRELAAQVEESVRNYGKYLRVRSMVMFGGVGINPQIEQLKRGVEIVVATPGRLLDHVSQRTIDLSQVELLVLDEADRMLDMGFIHDIRKILNVLPAKRQNLLFSATFSDDIRALADRLLNNPASIEVARRNTTAETVDQRVYPVDRERKRELLAHLVRQHDWHQVLVFTRTKHGANRLAEQLTKDGLSALAIHGNKSQSARTRALTEFKAGTLRLLVATDIAARGIDIDQLPHVVNFDLPNVPEDYVHRIGRTGRAGAEGEAISLVCVDELGLLRDIERLIKRKLEQTVLPGFEVDPSIAPEPIQKGRQQRGGGGQGQGRGRAEARPAGDGEGAQRQRPARQGQGQGQRGNGAANGNRAAQPAGARNPAPRRDGQEQARPQRATAQPVRQPASQPNDAAPAPARNRRPAPQAALLGGNRKPAR, from the coding sequence ATGTCTTTTTCCGAACTCGGCTTGTCCGAAAAGATTGTGCGTGCCGTAGCCGAACAGGGCTACACCACCCCGACTCCCATCCAGGCCCAGGCAATTCCCGCCATCCTCAAGGGCGGCGACCTGCTCGCCGGCGCGCAGACCGGCACCGGCAAGACCGCCGGCTTTACCCTGCCGATGCTGCAGCTGCTGTCCGAAACCGCCGCCCGCCAGGCCGGCGGCGCCCCGCGCGGCGGCCGCGTGGCGGTGCGCGCGCTGGTGCTGACTCCGACGCGCGAGCTGGCGGCGCAGGTTGAGGAGAGCGTGCGCAACTACGGCAAGTACCTGCGCGTGCGCTCGATGGTGATGTTCGGCGGGGTCGGCATCAACCCGCAGATCGAGCAGCTCAAGCGCGGCGTGGAGATCGTCGTGGCCACGCCGGGCCGCCTGCTGGACCACGTGTCACAGCGCACCATCGACCTGTCGCAGGTGGAACTGCTGGTGCTCGATGAAGCCGACCGCATGCTCGACATGGGCTTCATCCACGATATCCGCAAGATCCTCAACGTGCTGCCGGCCAAGCGCCAGAACCTGCTGTTCTCGGCGACGTTCTCGGACGATATCCGCGCGCTGGCCGACCGCCTGCTGAACAACCCCGCGTCGATCGAGGTCGCGCGGCGCAACACCACCGCCGAGACCGTGGACCAGCGCGTCTACCCGGTCGACCGCGAACGCAAGCGCGAACTGCTGGCCCACCTGGTGCGCCAGCACGACTGGCACCAGGTGCTGGTATTCACGCGCACCAAGCATGGCGCCAACCGGCTGGCCGAGCAGCTGACCAAGGACGGCCTGTCGGCGCTGGCGATCCACGGCAACAAGAGCCAGTCGGCACGCACCCGCGCACTGACCGAATTCAAGGCCGGCACGCTGCGGCTGCTGGTGGCGACAGATATCGCCGCGCGCGGCATCGACATCGACCAGCTGCCGCACGTGGTCAACTTCGACCTGCCCAACGTGCCCGAGGACTACGTCCACCGCATCGGCCGCACCGGCCGCGCCGGCGCCGAGGGCGAGGCGATCTCGCTGGTGTGCGTGGACGAGCTGGGGCTGCTGCGCGATATCGAACGCCTGATCAAGCGCAAGCTCGAACAGACCGTGCTGCCGGGCTTCGAAGTCGACCCCAGCATCGCGCCCGAGCCGATCCAGAAGGGCCGCCAGCAACGTGGCGGTGGCGGCCAGGGCCAGGGCCGCGGACGGGCCGAGGCGCGTCCGGCCGGCGATGGCGAAGGCGCGCAGCGCCAGCGTCCCGCGCGCCAGGGGCAGGGCCAGGGCCAGCGCGGCAACGGCGCCGCTAACGGCAACCGGGCCGCCCAGCCCGCCGGCGCGCGCAACCCCGCGCCGCGCCGCGACGGCCAGGAGCAGGCACGCCCGCAACGCGCCACGGCCCAGCCCGTACGCCAGCCCGCGAGCCAGCCCAATGACGCCGCACCGGCACCGGCGCGCAACCGCCGTCCGGCGCCGCAGGCGGCGCTGCTGGGCGGCAACCGCAAGCCGGCGCGCTAA
- a CDS encoding PhoH family protein → MKIPSAEFVAPRDDNTRLQNLCGPLDENLRQIEQALDVTIQRRGHRMTIRGTHAQDAALALERFYNQARTPLSIDDVQLGLVETRQLSAHGSYLPGNGNGDDDEAEREEGDESPVLHTRRTGLQGRTVAQRDYLRNILSHDLTMGIGPAGTGKTYLAVACAVDALERDAVKRIVLTRPAVEAGERLGFLPGDLAQKVDPYLRPLYDALYDLLGFDRTQKMFERQMIEIAPLAYMRGRTLNHAFIILDEAQNTTPEQMKMFLTRIGFGSKAVITGDTTQIDLPKGQKSGLVEAQHVLRDVRGIACTRFTSIDVVRHPLVARIVDAYDEYHAQHKDA, encoded by the coding sequence ATGAAAATCCCTTCCGCAGAATTTGTCGCCCCGCGGGACGACAACACCCGGCTGCAGAACCTGTGCGGCCCGCTCGACGAGAACCTGCGCCAGATCGAGCAGGCGCTGGACGTGACCATCCAGCGCCGCGGCCACCGCATGACCATCCGCGGCACCCACGCGCAGGATGCCGCGCTGGCGCTGGAGCGCTTCTACAACCAGGCGCGCACGCCGCTGTCGATCGACGACGTGCAGCTGGGCCTGGTCGAGACCCGCCAGCTGAGCGCGCATGGCAGCTACCTGCCCGGCAACGGCAACGGCGATGACGACGAGGCCGAGCGCGAGGAAGGCGACGAATCGCCGGTGCTGCATACCCGCCGCACCGGCCTGCAGGGCCGCACCGTGGCGCAGCGCGACTACCTGCGCAATATCCTGTCGCACGACCTGACCATGGGCATTGGCCCGGCCGGCACCGGCAAGACCTACCTGGCGGTGGCGTGCGCGGTCGACGCGCTCGAGCGCGACGCGGTCAAGCGCATCGTGCTGACGCGCCCCGCGGTGGAAGCCGGCGAACGGCTCGGCTTCCTGCCCGGCGACCTGGCGCAGAAGGTCGACCCCTACCTGCGCCCGCTGTACGACGCGCTGTACGACCTGCTCGGCTTCGACCGCACGCAGAAGATGTTCGAGCGGCAGATGATCGAGATCGCGCCGCTGGCGTACATGCGCGGGCGCACGCTGAACCATGCCTTCATCATCCTGGACGAGGCGCAGAACACCACGCCCGAGCAGATGAAGATGTTCCTGACCCGCATCGGCTTCGGCTCCAAGGCGGTGATCACCGGCGACACCACCCAGATCGACCTGCCCAAGGGCCAGAAGAGCGGCCTGGTCGAAGCGCAGCACGTGCTGCGCGACGTGCGCGGCATCGCCTGCACCCGCTTTACCAGCATCGACGTGGTGCGCCATCCGCTGGTGGCGCGCATCGTCGATGCCTATGACGAATATCACGCCCAGCACAAGGACGCTTAA
- a CDS encoding ClcB-like voltage-gated chloride channel protein: MRLRFLEDQEVTLLAAIPVGIVAAIATTLFKEALDGAGLVLFSSHADVVTVFATLALAWRVVVPAVGGALAGGLLVLANRLASTHPGATDYMEAVANGSGRLPVRITLLRSLSSFFSIVSGSSVGKEGAMIQLAALCGSLFPSTRIERGAGSNMRRMLTACGAAAGLATVYHTPFSAAVFVAEVVFGALAVQRLMPLFLASVAGAMVSQWHGGLQPLYPGLDIAPDLRPQILLAAAALGVAAGIAGALFLRAAGFARSRFAALPGGPVARLALGGALVGVLAMAVPEVVGNGFSTIQTLLQEQPLSVPVAAVLLAKLAATVISMGSGAVGGVFTPSLFVGAALGQLLALGMQGTAAGAAPLLPLVGMSAFLAATSQAPLMSVLMVFEMTLAPALLLPSMIGAVAAYYTASRCQTLSLYSVISERAQASAAAEHARTLTLAGLCDPTDTVLDPGATLAAAADKFAETGTRYLYLVQADGRLLGALSIHALQRALREGAPDDVLALAERDFPALTPDSRLRDALAVFAEHGINRIPLVRDPAGRELMGTVSKQRVLQEASCLF; encoded by the coding sequence ATGCGCTTGCGTTTCCTCGAAGACCAGGAAGTCACACTGCTCGCGGCCATCCCGGTCGGGATCGTCGCCGCCATCGCCACCACGCTGTTCAAGGAAGCGCTGGACGGCGCGGGCTTGGTACTGTTTTCCAGCCATGCCGACGTGGTCACGGTATTCGCGACGCTGGCGCTGGCGTGGCGCGTGGTGGTGCCGGCGGTCGGCGGCGCGCTCGCGGGCGGCCTGCTGGTGCTGGCCAACCGCCTGGCCAGCACCCATCCCGGCGCCACCGACTATATGGAAGCGGTCGCCAACGGCAGCGGCCGGCTGCCGGTGCGGATCACGCTGCTGCGCTCGCTGTCTTCGTTCTTCTCGATCGTCAGCGGCAGCTCGGTCGGCAAGGAGGGCGCGATGATCCAGCTGGCGGCGCTGTGCGGGTCGCTGTTCCCGTCGACCCGGATCGAGCGCGGCGCCGGCTCCAACATGCGCCGCATGCTGACCGCCTGCGGCGCCGCGGCGGGCCTGGCCACCGTCTACCACACGCCGTTTTCTGCCGCCGTCTTTGTCGCTGAAGTGGTGTTCGGCGCGCTCGCGGTGCAGCGCCTGATGCCGCTGTTCCTGGCCTCGGTCGCCGGCGCCATGGTCAGCCAGTGGCACGGCGGGCTGCAGCCGCTCTATCCCGGCCTCGATATCGCCCCGGACCTGCGCCCGCAGATATTGCTGGCCGCGGCGGCGCTGGGCGTGGCCGCCGGCATCGCGGGCGCGCTGTTCCTGCGCGCGGCCGGCTTCGCGCGCAGCCGCTTCGCGGCGCTGCCGGGCGGGCCGGTGGCGCGGCTGGCGCTGGGTGGCGCGCTGGTCGGCGTGCTGGCGATGGCGGTGCCGGAGGTGGTCGGCAACGGCTTTTCCACCATCCAGACCCTGCTGCAGGAGCAGCCGCTGAGCGTGCCGGTGGCCGCCGTGCTGCTGGCCAAGCTGGCAGCGACGGTGATCAGCATGGGCTCGGGCGCGGTCGGCGGCGTGTTCACGCCGTCCCTGTTCGTCGGCGCGGCGCTGGGCCAGCTGCTGGCGCTGGGCATGCAGGGCACGGCGGCGGGCGCGGCGCCGCTGCTGCCGCTGGTGGGCATGAGCGCATTCCTGGCGGCGACCAGCCAGGCGCCGCTGATGTCGGTGCTGATGGTGTTCGAGATGACGCTGGCGCCGGCGCTGCTGCTGCCGTCGATGATCGGCGCGGTGGCGGCGTACTACACCGCGTCGCGCTGCCAGACGCTGTCGCTGTACAGCGTGATCTCCGAGCGCGCGCAGGCGTCGGCGGCCGCCGAGCATGCCCGCACGCTGACGCTGGCCGGCCTGTGCGACCCGACCGACACCGTGCTCGACCCCGGCGCCACGCTGGCCGCCGCCGCCGACAAGTTTGCCGAGACCGGCACGCGCTACCTCTACCTGGTGCAGGCCGACGGCCGCCTGCTGGGCGCGCTGTCGATCCATGCCTTGCAGCGCGCGCTGCGCGAGGGCGCGCCCGACGATGTGCTGGCGCTGGCCGAGCGCGACTTCCCGGCGCTGACGCCGGACTCGCGGCTGCGCGACGCCCTGGCGGTATTCGCCGAGCACGGCATCAACCGGATCCCGCTGGTGCGCGACCCGGCCGGGCGCGAACTGATGGGCACGGTGTCCAAGCAGCGCGTGCTGCAAGAGGCATCCTGCCTGTTCTGA
- the ybeY gene encoding rRNA maturation RNase YbeY encodes MKSQKSQSSGVSLTLFDGEGRARKSAAHALRVQLPDGRSLTLDLTQAADGVVALLAEHTDTRQQAGLLVRPDNHDALSVAVTATPLTTTTGTPATPPALELEVQHGDGIGKGNGLPARRKLETWVKSALYADAALTIRFVGEEEGRTLNRTYRGKDYATNVLTFAYAEREEDPVSGDIVLCCPVVEAEARAQRKPLEAHYAHLVVHGVLHAQGYEHEDDAEAEEMEAIETETLQALGYADPYRAEKADRAA; translated from the coding sequence TTGAAATCGCAGAAATCCCAGTCTTCCGGCGTCAGCCTGACCCTGTTCGACGGCGAAGGCCGCGCGCGCAAGAGCGCCGCGCACGCGCTGCGGGTGCAGCTGCCCGACGGCCGCAGCCTGACGCTGGACCTGACCCAGGCCGCCGACGGCGTGGTCGCGCTGCTGGCCGAGCACACCGATACCAGGCAGCAGGCCGGCCTGCTGGTGCGCCCGGACAACCATGACGCGCTGTCGGTGGCGGTGACCGCCACGCCGCTAACCACCACCACCGGCACTCCGGCCACGCCGCCGGCGCTGGAGCTGGAAGTCCAGCACGGCGACGGCATCGGCAAGGGCAACGGCCTGCCGGCGCGGCGCAAGCTGGAGACCTGGGTCAAGTCGGCGCTGTACGCCGACGCCGCGCTGACCATCCGCTTCGTCGGCGAGGAAGAGGGGCGCACGCTGAACCGCACTTATCGCGGCAAGGACTACGCCACCAATGTGCTGACCTTTGCCTACGCCGAGCGCGAGGAAGACCCGGTCAGCGGCGACATCGTGCTGTGCTGCCCGGTGGTGGAGGCCGAGGCGCGCGCCCAGCGCAAGCCGCTCGAGGCGCACTACGCCCACCTGGTCGTGCATGGCGTGCTGCACGCGCAAGGCTACGAGCACGAGGACGACGCCGAGGCCGAGGAAATGGAAGCGATCGAGACCGAGACGCTGCAGGCGCTCGGCTATGCCGATCCGTACCGGGCGGAGAAGGCCGACCGGGCCGCGTGA